The stretch of DNA GGTTTCTCGAGCTGCAGGGGCCTTGCGCCCTGGGAGGCAAAGTAGGGAGGGGGTGGCCTGACTGCGCTGACCCGCCTACCGACCCCTCTCTACCTGCAGGACTCCGGCTGCTAGAGATGGGCGCCCGGCTCTCGCGGCGACGGCTGCCGGCGGACCCGTCCCTGGCCCTGGACGCGCTGCCTCCGGAGCTGCTGGTGCAGGTGCTGAGCCACGTGCCTCCACGCGCCTTGGTCACGCGATGCCGCCCAGTGTGCCGCGCCTGGCGCGACATAGTGGACGGGCCCACCGTGTGGCTGCTGCAGCTGGCCCGCGACCGCAGCGCCGAGGGCCGCGCACTCTATGCAGTGGCCCAACGCTGCCTGCCCAGCAACGAAGACAAGGAAGAGTTCCCGCTGTGTGCCCTGGCGCGCTACTGTCTGCGCGCGCCCTTCCGCCGCAACCTCATCTTCAACTCCTGCGGAGAGCGTGGGTGCAGGGAGCGGTGCCcaggaggctgggggtgggggccggGGTGAGCGAGacaggggcggggccggggcagAGTCTGAGACAGATGTAGCCAATGGGCGAGACCGCTGAAGGAGCCAGGGGGCGGGGCTGAGGGGCGCAGTGCCTGGGCTGTAGGTCCGGTGGGCGGGGCTGAAGACCGTGGAGCCAGGAATCGGGACAAGTGGATGGGGCAAGGCAGGAAGACCCTGGTTGGGCCAGGGGAGAAAGCAGGCAGTTTGATATGCAGAGGGGATGCAGAACAGggcagaggccaggcgcggtgggaatggcaacgctttgggaggccaaggcaggaggatcgcttaagcctaggagttcgaggctgcagtgagctatgattgtgccattgcacaacagcctgggtgacagaaaccttgtcttcaaaaaaacaaaacaaaacaaaaaaaagggtggggcgcagtagctcatgcctgtaatcccagaattttgggagg from Rhinopithecus roxellana isolate Shanxi Qingling chromosome 12, ASM756505v1, whole genome shotgun sequence encodes:
- the FBXO17 gene encoding F-box only protein 17 isoform X1 yields the protein MGARLSRRRLPADPSLALDALPPELLVQVLSHVPPRALVTRCRPVCRAWRDIVDGPTVWLLQLARDRSAEGRALYAVAQRCLPSNEDKEEFPLCALARYCLRAPFRRNLIFNSCGEQGFRGWEVEHGGNGWAIEKNLTPVPGAPSQTCFVTSFEWCSKRQLVDLVMEGVWQELLDSAQIEICVADWWGARENCGCVYQLRVRLLDVYEKEVVKFSASPDPVLQWTERGCRQ